In Onthophagus taurus isolate NC chromosome 6, IU_Otau_3.0, whole genome shotgun sequence, a genomic segment contains:
- the LOC111415721 gene encoding protein timeless — translation MAWISSTPQLYNTFASLGVKKGDSFNVSNDCLNILEEILRKLALEDQTLRTFRRAIGFGQNIKKDLIPLLIYIKDDTQINDATKIIDTTIKILVNLTIPVECLLSIEAVSRTDVGRHTIFELNRLLTTSKEAFTDSRSTKAVMDHMKHVVEKDSNLNVQQCDSINNCLLLLRNILHIPENRTQITNCPLAHSSMQNEIIWNLFTQSIDKIIIYLMSCPQKMYWGVTMVQLIALMYKDQHVGTLQKLLNIWLEASLSESSEDNESNTSPPDQGSGDSSPIITSDPTSDSSDNGGSGKSIENRNKTVNNSDPMRNKATTEVVRAAQNRSKALVCMKRGKSTETDGSSSSGMSSLNQSTESNGTTSKASSSISPQSQSSSNTTDKSDLQSTTTPGGSKKCPSSQSEVSDCGYVTQVENQESISTSSNDDDQPSQKPVHQKPHTFQKTRYSTQKNRAATVLEKKELRRKKLVKRSKTNIINMKGLMHHTPTDEDVSNILKEFTVDFLLKGYGSLVHDLHSQLLSNIHVQIDTSHFFWLVTYFLKFATQLELDLEHISPVLSYDILSYLTFQGVWLYEELEISYNIPDIDLKPCLRRLHLVVTAIREFIQAVETYLKLLHVSEEDKVELTKLQKQISKTEDLKSLFLLLLRQYNPLIQSKQYLQDLIVTNHNFLLFLDNVSKLENRPATNIVEHLKQFATIDIMRQYGLLLEDFKENGEFVNNCVFTMMHHIGGDLEHVSTLFQPSILKTFSLIWETDYEICDDWSDLIEYVIHKFINTPRTNHCSAVHSSTTVSPSGDKEDQISTPAVSTQCSEYLWTQEEKDDLIKYYNENRNTPDAIANITKQYEQNGIRIKSQHAIIIELLGQNIINQSQYEEFIRVKRDCGEKNEKEILSTNNRVLTQKERNCVNGDIKVLKEFIYKENKGRLIVWLQKVVIEACYVKLCLNNDEPRDVDCVMEPTVYYHAYLNLPIPVVPWTLEQQNILKHQPFILLLHKLGFYLPSDTGKIFVRIPNFWTADYLFSIAQQLGPIDNATLKFDINILDGFSNKTEPTKEMSNIVATSASQCMFSTTEHKQTPSIVRYTPLPNSTEWIQNILKTKVTPLMNTSLGLLPSNNNELSITIPEIEPLCCNLPPPELRIAPLLSEQLEMDISPIQESSVIHEDGEHNSIYETASVASDLTRMCVSDEDEKLEFLQQSDH, via the exons atggctTGGATAAGCTCCACTCCACAACTTTATAATACATTCGCTTCTTTAGGTGTTAAAAAAGGAGATTCGTTCAACGTCAGTAATGATTGTTTAA ATATATTGGAAGAAATTCTTCGAAAACTCGCATTAGAAGATCAAACGTTAAGAACGTTTCGTAGAGCAATTGGTTTTggtcaaaacatcaaaaaagatttgattcctcttttaatttacattaaagATGATACTCAAATCAATGATGCCACGAAGATAATTGacacaacaattaaaattttagtaaatttaacTATTCCCGTTgaatgtcttctttcgatcGAAGCCGTTTCAAGAACGGATGTTGGAAGGCATacaatttttgaattgaatCGGTTATTAACTACGAGTAAGGAAGCTTTCACCGATAGTAGAAGCACAAAAGCTGTTATGGATCATATGAAACACGTCGTAGAAAAAGATTCTAATCTAAATGTGCAACAATGTGACAGTATTAATAATTGCttattgttattaagaaatattttacatattcctGAGAATCGTACTCAAATCACTAATTGTCCTTTAGCGCACTCTAGTAtgcaaaatgaaattatatgGAATTTATTTACCCAAAGTAtcgataaaataattatttatttaatgtcTTGTCCTcaaaag ATGTATTGGGGTGTAACAATGGTACAATTAATCGCCTTAATGTATAAAGATCAACATGTAGGAACAttacaaaaactattaaaCATATGGTTGGAAGCTTCGCTAAGCGAAAGCAGTGAAGATAACGAAAGTAACACTTCACCCCCAGATCAAGGAAGTGGAGATTCTTCGCCGATTATTACGTCAGATCCTACTTCTGATTCGAGTGATAATGGGGGAAGCGGGAAAAgtattgaaaatagaaataaaactgtTAACAATTCAGACCCGATGAGAAATAAAGCTACGACGGAAGTTGTTCGTGCTGCTCAAAACAGAAGTAAAGCGTTAGTTTGTATGAAGAGGGGGAAAAGTACTGAAACTGATGGAAGTAGTAGTAGTGGAATGTCTTCTTTGAATCAAAGTACAGAATCTAATGGAACTACATCAAAG gCGTCTTCCTCAATTTCCCCACAATCCCAATCATCATCAAATACAACCGATAAATCAGACCTACAATCGACAACAACGCCTGGAGGTTCAAAAAAATGTCCATCATCCCAAAGTGAAGTTTCCGATTGTGGCTACGTGACTCAGGTGGAAAATCAAGAATCCATTTCCACCTCAAGCAATGATGATGATCAGCCCAGTCAGAAACCTGTCCATCAAAAACCGCATACGTTTCAAAAAACTAGATACAGTACACAAAAAAATCGAGCGGCCACCGttttagaaaagaaagaattgAGACGAAAGAAATTAGTTAAAAGGAGCAAAACTAATat TATAAATATGAAAGGATTGATGCATCATACCCCAACAGACGAAGacgtttcaaatattttgaaagaatttacagttgattttttattgaaaggttatGGAAGTTTAGTTCATGATTTACATTCGCAATTATTGAGTAACATTCACGTTCAGATCGATACGTCACATTTCTTTTGGTTGGTGACTTATTTTCTAAAGTTTGCCACTCAATTAGAATTGGATTTAGAGCATATCAGTCCCGTTCTTTCATATGATATCCTTTCCTATTTAACATTTCAAGGAGTGTGGCTGTATGAGGAATTGGAGATAAGCTACAACATACCAGATATCGATCTTAAACCGTGTTTAAGAAGGTTACatttg GTTGTAACAGCTATAAGAGAATTTATACAAGCAGTCGAAACTTATTTAAAGTTGTTGCATGTAAGTGAAGAAGATAAAGTAGAATTGACAAAGTTACAAAAGCAAATTAGTAAAACtgaagatttaaaaagtttatttttattgctgTTACGACAATATAATCCGTTGATACAAAGTAAACAGTATCTCCAAGATTTGATAGTGACAAATCATaattttctgttatttttgGATAACGTATCAAAATTGGAGAACAGACCAGCAACAAATATCGTGGAACATCTTAAACA ATTCGCGACAATTGATATCATGCGCCAATACGGTTTATTATTGGAAGATTTCAAGGAGAACGGCGAGTTTGTCAATAATTGTGTCTTTACGATGATGCACCACATCGGTGGTGACTTGGAACACGTGTCAACTCTGTTTCAGCCCAGCATACTCAAAACATTTTCGCTGATATGGGAAACCGATTACGAAATTTGTGAC GACTGGTCCGATCTCATCGAGTACgtgattcataaatttatcaaCACGCCCAGAACGAATCACTGCTCGGCCGTTCATTCTTCAACAACCGTCAGTCCTTCCGGTGATAAAGAAGATCAAATTTCTACACCTGCTGTTTCCACACAATGTTCAGAATATCT CTGGACtcaagaagaaaaagatgatttaataaaatattacaacGAAAATAGAAATACTCCGGACGCTATAGCAAATATAACGAAACAATACGAACAAAATGGGATAAGAATTAAATCACAACATGCGATTATAATAGAATTGTTGGGTCAAAATATTATCAATCAAAGTCAATATGAAGAATTTATACGAGTCAAACGAGATTGTGGGGAGAAAAAtgaaaaggaaattttaaGTACTAATAATAGAGTGTTGAcacaaaaagaaagaaattgtgTTAACGGTGATATTAAAGTCTTAAAAGAATTCATTTATAAGGAGAATAAAGGAAGATTAATTGTTTGGTTACAAAAAGTTGTGATTGAAGCGTGTTATGTTAAGTTGTGTTTAAATAATGATGAACCGAGAGATGTTGATTGTGTTATGGAACCAACTGTTTATTATCATGCTT atttaaatttaccaattCCTGTTGTTCCATGGACGTTAGAACaacaaaacatattaaaacatcaaccttttattttacttttacataaattagGATTTTACCTTCCATCCGATACAGGAAAAATTTTCGTACGTATCCCTAATTTTTGGACGGCTGATTATTTGTTTAGCATCGCCCAACAGTTAGGTCCAATAGATAATG CAACTcttaaatttgatataaatattcTAGACGGATTTAGTAATAAAACCGAACCTACAAAGGAAATGTCAAACATCGTAGCTACGTCTGCTAGCCAATGTATGTTTTCTACCACCGAACATAAACAAACACCTTCAATAGTTAGATACACACCTtt accAAATTCAACCGAGTGGATTCAAAACATACTAAAAACAAAAGTGACGCCTTTAATGAATACATCTTTAGGTCTCCTGCCTAGTAACAATAatgaattatcaattacgatacCGGAAATAGAACCACTTTGTTGTAATCTTCCACCACCGGAATTAAGAATAGCTCCGTTATTATCAGAACAATTAGAAATGGATATATCACCGATTCAAGAATCAAGTGTTATTCATGAAGATGGCGAACATAATAGTATATATGAAACCGCTTCCGTTGCTTCAGATTTAACCAGAATGTGCGTAAgtgatgaagatgaaaaattagaatttcTACAACAATCCGaccattaa